One Beggiatoa leptomitoformis DNA segment encodes these proteins:
- a CDS encoding IS630 family transposase: protein MNRYKQSNRQIVFIDESGFAHDMPRRFGYAPIGKRCFGTQDWNAKGRTNVIGALLNFCLLTVSLVSGTINSDVFFAWITQDLLPKLPQNSVIVMDNATFHKRSDIQQAILDAGHLLEYLPPYSPDLNPIEHKWAQAKTLRKQQHCSIDELFLLNSI, encoded by the coding sequence ATGAACCGTTATAAACAATCTAATAGGCAAATTGTTTTCATCGATGAAAGTGGTTTTGCCCATGATATGCCACGCCGTTTTGGTTATGCACCTATCGGCAAACGTTGCTTTGGCACGCAAGACTGGAATGCAAAGGGACGTACCAATGTCATCGGGGCTTTGCTCAATTTTTGTTTATTAACGGTCTCTTTAGTTTCTGGCACGATTAATTCCGATGTCTTTTTCGCTTGGATAACCCAAGACTTACTTCCCAAACTCCCTCAGAATTCTGTGATTGTGATGGATAACGCCACTTTTCATAAACGTAGTGACATTCAGCAGGCTATTTTAGACGCTGGGCATCTCTTGGAATATTTACCGCCTTATTCGCCTGATTTAAATCCTATTGAGCATAAATGGGCTCAAGCTAAGACTCTCCGTAAACAACAACATTGTTCTATTGATGAGCTCTTTTTACTGAATTCTATTTAA
- a CDS encoding IS630 transposase-related protein, with protein sequence MKQEENLTLAAVAKRFQIAIASVVRWSKVLEAKGTRNRPTKIDMEALRQDVALYPDAYHYERAARFGITEGGIRHALKRLGISRKKNPQTPQSQPRSTASLSR encoded by the coding sequence GTGAAACAAGAAGAAAATCTCACCCTAGCAGCGGTAGCGAAACGCTTTCAAATAGCCATCGCAAGCGTCGTCAGGTGGAGCAAAGTATTGGAAGCCAAAGGGACACGTAACAGACCAACTAAAATAGATATGGAAGCCTTAAGACAAGATGTGGCGTTATATCCCGATGCTTACCATTATGAACGCGCAGCCCGTTTTGGGATTACGGAAGGCGGGATTCGCCATGCGTTAAAACGTCTAGGGATTAGCCGTAAAAAAAACCCTCAAACACCCCAAAGCCAACCCCGAAGCACGGCAAGTCTTTCAAGATAA
- a CDS encoding thioredoxin fold domain-containing protein encodes MRIRFILALLALSANSWATSELATPSTSTTAEPIAIQPMQDPVVTPATPAAPLEQHAEKKTDATIPPVLREALKRLIGAEKLDQVKLAPAPIKNMYEVTVGSEVIYISEDGGHVIVGDIRDTKTGTNLTEQKRNNLRATAINSLDEKDMIIFTPKGKTLFTINVFTDVDCGYCRKLHQEVPKLNELGIKVRYLAFPRAGVGSETYQTMVSVWCADDKNAALTAAKNQQSVKPAQCDNPIAKEYELGQQLGVNGTPALVLSDGELLPGYVPADRLVAYLMQKSVPSLSKASSN; translated from the coding sequence ATGCGTATTCGTTTTATATTGGCACTCCTTGCACTTTCTGCCAATAGTTGGGCAACCAGTGAATTAGCAACTCCAAGCACCAGCACAACGGCTGAACCCATTGCCATCCAACCCATGCAAGACCCTGTTGTAACCCCCGCAACACCTGCCGCCCCCCTTGAACAACACGCAGAGAAAAAAACAGACGCGACCATACCACCTGTTTTGCGTGAAGCACTCAAACGCCTTATCGGCGCAGAAAAACTAGACCAAGTTAAACTTGCACCCGCCCCCATAAAAAATATGTATGAAGTTACGGTCGGCTCAGAAGTTATTTATATCAGTGAAGACGGTGGTCACGTCATTGTCGGCGATATTCGTGATACAAAAACAGGCACAAATCTCACTGAACAAAAACGCAACAACCTACGTGCAACAGCTATTAACAGCCTTGATGAAAAAGACATGATTATCTTTACCCCTAAAGGTAAAACCCTCTTTACCATCAACGTATTTACCGATGTAGATTGCGGCTATTGCAGAAAATTACATCAAGAAGTTCCCAAACTTAACGAACTAGGTATCAAAGTACGTTATTTAGCATTCCCCCGCGCAGGCGTTGGCTCAGAAACGTATCAAACCATGGTCAGTGTTTGGTGTGCTGACGACAAAAATGCAGCCCTGACTGCTGCCAAAAACCAACAATCCGTAAAACCCGCACAATGCGACAACCCCATTGCCAAAGAATATGAACTTGGACAACAACTCGGCGTTAATGGCACACCTGCCCTTGTTCTCTCCGATGGCGAGCTTCTGCCGGGTTACGTTCCCGCTGACCGCTTAGTTGCCTACCTCATGCAAAAATCCGTACCCAGTTTAAGTAAAGCAAGCAGTAACTAA
- a CDS encoding YajQ family cyclic di-GMP-binding protein — protein MPSFDIVSTVDMHELSNAVDQTNREIVARFDFKGSDANIEQTDESLILHAETEFQLQQIADILHIKLAKRGIDLAALDPKEAEIQNRRARQTWLIKQGIPSELAKKIVKLIKDKKIKVQAAIQGDEVRVTGKKRDDLQEAISLLKSQNLEQPLQFTNFRD, from the coding sequence ATGCCATCCTTTGATATTGTTTCTACAGTCGATATGCACGAATTATCAAACGCAGTTGACCAAACAAACCGCGAAATTGTCGCCCGTTTTGACTTTAAAGGCTCTGATGCCAATATAGAACAAACCGACGAATCACTCATCCTACATGCCGAAACTGAATTCCAACTTCAACAAATAGCCGACATCTTACACATTAAACTTGCGAAACGTGGGATTGATCTGGCCGCGTTAGACCCAAAAGAGGCAGAAATACAAAATCGTCGCGCTCGTCAGACATGGCTTATTAAACAAGGTATTCCTAGCGAACTAGCAAAAAAAATAGTTAAACTGATTAAAGATAAAAAAATCAAGGTACAAGCTGCTATACAAGGCGACGAGGTTCGTGTGACAGGCAAAAAAAGAGATGATTTACAAGAAGCCATCAGCCTTCTGAAAAGTCAAAATTTAGAACAACCCTTACAATTTACCAACTTTCGTGATTAA
- the rplS gene encoding 50S ribosomal protein L19 has protein sequence MNPIIAMLENEQLKQNIPSFVAGDTVIVQVKVKEGDRERLQAFEGVVIAKRNRGMNSAFTVRKISHGEGVERVFQTHSPLVAGIEVKRRGDVRRAKLYYMRNLRGKAARIKEKIISKRDNNSAVAQA, from the coding sequence ATGAATCCAATCATTGCAATGTTAGAAAATGAACAACTAAAACAAAATATCCCCTCCTTTGTTGCAGGCGATACAGTTATTGTCCAAGTAAAAGTAAAAGAAGGCGACCGTGAACGGTTACAAGCCTTTGAGGGCGTGGTTATTGCTAAACGTAATCGTGGCATGAACTCCGCATTCACCGTCCGTAAAATTTCCCACGGCGAAGGCGTAGAACGGGTTTTCCAAACCCACAGCCCCTTAGTTGCAGGCATTGAAGTCAAACGTAGAGGCGATGTACGTCGCGCCAAACTTTACTACATGCGCAACTTACGTGGTAAAGCTGCACGTATCAAAGAAAAAATCATTTCTAAGCGTGATAACAACAGCGCAGTTGCCCAAGCATAA
- the trmD gene encoding tRNA (guanosine(37)-N1)-methyltransferase TrmD — protein sequence MTNVQIGVITLFPEMFTALTCGGITARAVQNGLLRLAYWNPRDFADNKHRHVDDRPYGGGPGMVMQVHPLRTAIQTAKHELGENTRVLYLSPQGRRLDQAGVQYLSQFSNLLLIAGRYEGIDERVIERDVDEEWSIGDYVLSGGELAAMVIIDALTRWLPGALGHADSATEDSFYAGLLDCPHYTRPEVIDTQNVPTVLLNGHHADIARWRHKQALGRTWLKRPDLLAKLNLQPEQQVLLNEFITEYDGKIK from the coding sequence GTGACTAACGTGCAAATTGGTGTTATCACCCTGTTTCCTGAAATGTTTACCGCGCTAACCTGTGGTGGCATTACGGCGCGGGCTGTGCAAAATGGCTTATTGCGCCTTGCTTACTGGAATCCGCGTGATTTTGCTGATAACAAGCATCGACATGTAGATGACCGCCCCTACGGCGGCGGACCGGGCATGGTGATGCAAGTTCATCCATTACGAACAGCTATACAAACGGCAAAACACGAATTAGGTGAGAATACACGTGTTCTATACCTATCCCCGCAAGGACGACGACTAGACCAAGCAGGTGTGCAATACCTCTCACAATTCTCAAACCTCCTGTTGATTGCAGGACGTTATGAAGGCATTGATGAACGGGTTATTGAACGCGATGTTGATGAAGAATGGTCTATTGGTGATTACGTGTTAAGTGGTGGTGAACTAGCCGCAATGGTCATAATTGATGCCCTGACCCGTTGGCTACCGGGCGCGTTAGGACATGCCGATTCAGCAACAGAAGACTCCTTCTACGCGGGTCTGCTTGACTGTCCGCACTACACGCGCCCAGAAGTCATAGACACACAAAACGTTCCAACGGTATTACTAAATGGTCATCACGCTGACATTGCACGGTGGCGACACAAACAAGCCCTAGGACGTACTTGGTTAAAACGACCAGATTTACTTGCTAAACTCAATTTACAGCCTGAACAACAGGTGTTATTGAATGAATTTATTACTGAATATGACGGGAAAATAAAATGA
- the rimM gene encoding ribosome maturation factor RimM (Essential for efficient processing of 16S rRNA), giving the protein MTSQTRVMLGRINGLYGVRGWVKVYSYTDPLANILTYTPWQICQQGQWREVIVEDGKEHGKGIVAKLVGYDDRDQSIHLLGADIAIAQTQLHLLEKDEYYWSDLIGLSVINQEGVCFGIVDYLLETGAHDVLVIKGEQERLIPFVLNVFIKAIDLQNRTIQVEWDTDF; this is encoded by the coding sequence ATGACATCACAGACGCGCGTGATGCTAGGACGCATTAACGGTCTGTATGGCGTTAGAGGCTGGGTTAAAGTGTATTCCTACACAGACCCGCTGGCTAATATCCTTACCTACACGCCTTGGCAAATTTGTCAACAAGGACAATGGCGTGAAGTTATCGTAGAAGATGGTAAAGAACACGGAAAAGGCATTGTAGCCAAACTGGTTGGTTATGATGACCGTGATCAGTCAATACACTTGTTAGGGGCTGATATCGCTATCGCCCAAACACAATTACATCTTTTAGAAAAGGATGAATATTACTGGTCTGACCTCATCGGTTTAAGCGTTATAAACCAAGAGGGAGTGTGTTTTGGAATAGTTGATTACCTTTTAGAAACAGGTGCACACGATGTACTGGTTATAAAAGGTGAACAAGAACGCCTTATTCCTTTTGTGTTGAACGTATTCATTAAAGCCATTGACTTACAAAATCGCACGATACAGGTTGAATGGGACACGGATTTTTAG
- the rpsP gene encoding 30S ribosomal protein S16 gives MVTIRLSRGGSKKRPFYHVVVTDSRSRRDGNYLESIGFYNPVAKEKQESIRLDVSRINYWLSVGAQPSEVVAKLIKDNAKNTTPAAC, from the coding sequence ATGGTTACAATCCGTTTATCCCGTGGTGGCTCTAAGAAACGTCCTTTTTATCATGTTGTCGTAACTGACTCACGCAGCCGCCGTGATGGTAATTACTTAGAAAGTATTGGCTTTTACAACCCCGTTGCAAAAGAAAAACAAGAAAGTATCCGTTTAGATGTTTCACGGATTAATTACTGGTTAAGTGTTGGCGCACAACCCTCTGAAGTTGTTGCTAAACTTATCAAAGATAACGCTAAGAATACAACCCCAGCGGCTTGCTAA
- a CDS encoding DUF342 domain-containing protein: MAEDANNGDDSMVEYHLNYLTEQLEAQRRKIDEQMNRHIRDIQSLSKQIALQNQDTNVELYSQRARLTQLDDQINEISESIEQQSQNLSLAISQVINTLPDSPHETVKRNKDKSS, translated from the coding sequence ATGGCTGAGGATGCAAACAACGGTGATGACAGCATGGTTGAATATCATCTAAATTACCTTACCGAACAACTCGAAGCGCAACGCAGGAAGATTGATGAGCAGATGAATAGACATATTCGCGATATTCAATCATTAAGTAAACAGATTGCATTGCAGAATCAAGATACTAATGTGGAGTTGTATTCGCAACGCGCGAGACTAACACAGTTAGACGACCAAATTAATGAAATCAGTGAAAGTATTGAACAACAGAGCCAGAATTTATCGCTTGCGATTAGTCAAGTTATAAACACTTTGCCTGACTCTCCGCATGAAACTGTTAAACGTAACAAGGATAAATCATCTTGA
- a CDS encoding hypoxanthine-guanine phosphoribosyltransferase produces MTDLSTIKQVLAEADLLYSTDDVNCAIDEMAKKINQQLANEYPLCLTVMLGGMVLGGQLLPRLTFLLEADYIHATRYRGATQGGDELHWLKTPEHSLQDRTVLLIDDVLDEGVTLSALIAYCQQAGAKQVLTAVLVDKQRSRTGLQQADFVGLQSPDRYIFGYGMDYKEQLRNASGIYAVKGL; encoded by the coding sequence GTGACCGACCTTTCAACTATTAAACAAGTGCTTGCTGAAGCCGATTTACTTTATTCAACAGATGACGTTAATTGTGCCATTGATGAAATGGCAAAAAAAATCAATCAACAGTTGGCAAATGAATATCCCTTATGTTTAACCGTGATGTTGGGCGGTATGGTATTGGGAGGGCAGCTATTACCGCGTTTAACCTTTTTGTTAGAGGCCGATTATATTCATGCCACCCGTTATCGTGGTGCAACACAAGGCGGGGATGAGCTACATTGGTTAAAAACCCCTGAGCATTCATTGCAAGATAGAACGGTGTTGTTAATAGATGATGTGTTAGATGAAGGGGTTACATTGTCAGCGTTGATTGCTTATTGTCAACAGGCGGGTGCAAAACAAGTATTAACGGCTGTTTTAGTGGATAAACAACGTTCGCGCACAGGGTTACAACAAGCTGATTTTGTTGGATTACAATCGCCAGACCGTTATATTTTTGGCTATGGAATGGACTATAAAGAACAGTTACGCAACGCCTCAGGCATTTATGCGGTAAAAGGATTATGA
- a CDS encoding S-methyl-5'-thioinosine phosphorylase, translating to MTKLAIIGGTGLTALEGLEITHRQVLSTPYGEASSPIIHGIYAGKKIIFLPRHGARHNIPPHKINYRANIWTLKELGVEAVIAVAAVGSIHKAMQATDIVIPHQLIDYTYGREHTFFADDLSHVTHIDFTEPYCEQLRQQLLTATQSLACKVHTQGVYGATQGPRLESSAEIDRMERDGCDIVGMTGMPEAALARELALCYASCAVVVNPAAGRGLKEITMADIEANLGVGILNVRSLLATLLKQL from the coding sequence ATGACAAAACTTGCAATTATTGGTGGCACAGGTTTAACCGCTTTAGAGGGCTTAGAAATTACCCATCGACAAGTGTTGTCCACCCCTTACGGGGAAGCCTCTAGCCCGATTATTCATGGTATTTATGCAGGTAAAAAAATTATCTTTCTACCCCGTCATGGCGCACGGCATAACATTCCACCGCATAAAATTAATTATCGGGCAAATATTTGGACACTTAAAGAATTAGGGGTAGAAGCGGTTATTGCGGTTGCGGCGGTTGGTTCTATTCATAAGGCAATGCAGGCAACAGATATTGTTATTCCACATCAACTGATTGACTACACCTATGGACGGGAACACACTTTTTTTGCTGACGATTTATCTCATGTAACCCATATTGATTTCACCGAACCTTATTGTGAACAACTGCGGCAACAATTATTAACCGCTACACAATCACTGGCATGTAAAGTACATACACAAGGGGTTTATGGCGCGACACAAGGACCGCGTTTAGAAAGCAGTGCGGAAATTGACCGTATGGAACGGGATGGTTGTGATATCGTTGGTATGACAGGTATGCCAGAAGCCGCGTTAGCGCGAGAACTCGCCTTGTGTTACGCCAGTTGTGCTGTTGTTGTCAATCCTGCGGCAGGACGAGGATTAAAAGAAATAACAATGGCAGACATTGAGGCAAATCTTGGCGTTGGTATTTTAAACGTGCGTTCTCTGTTGGCAACGTTATTGAAACAGCTTTAA